From the genome of Pseudarthrobacter sp. NIBRBAC000502772:
TCGCAGCGGTCTCCAACGTCAGCCTGGTGTCAGTGGCCGCGCTGCTGGGTATCCCCCAGCTCGGTTCGCTCTTCACCCAAGGCTTCCAACTGCGGTTCTTCACCCCGATCATCGCCGGCATCATCCTCTGCGTGGTCCTGGCCATGATCCTTGACGGCCTGATCATCCTCCTCAACCGGTGGCTGACACCGTGGACCCCCAAGGTGGTGGCATCATGAACTACTTGTTCGACCCCAGTCACTGGACCGGTGCCGACGGCATCCCGAACCTGATCGGCGAGCACCTCGTCTACTCGCTCATCGCCCTCGCCATCGCGGCCGTCATCGCAGTTCCGCTCGGCGTCTACATCGGTGTCACCGGCAAGGGCGTCTTCATGATCGCCGGACTGGCCAATGCCCTCCGCGCCCTACCCAGCGTGGGACTGCTGATCCTGCTCGTGCTGCTGATCTCACCGGCCTTCCCGTCCAAGATGGGCTACATCCTGCCGAGCCTCATCGTCCTGGTGCTGCTCGCGGTGCCGCCCATCCTGACCAACACCTATGCCGGCATCCGCGCAGTGGATGCGGCCGCCGTCGACGCTGCCAAGGGCATGGGCTTCCGCACCATGAAGATCCTCACGGATGTTCAGCTCCCCTGCTCGCTCCCGCTGGTACTGTCCGGCGTCCGGAGCGCATTGCTGCAGATCATCTCGACGGCGACCATCGCGGCCTACATTTCGCTCGGTGGACTCGGCCGCCTGCTGATCGACGGCAAGGCCCAGAACGACTACAACCAGATGGTCGCCGGCGCCGTGCTGGTGGCCCTCATGGCCCTGGTCTTTGACCAGGTGCTCGCCTTCATCACGCGCCGGATCGTCTCACCAGGACTGACCCGGCGCACCGTCAAATCGGCCGCAGCGGCCGACACCGTGCAAATCCCCGCCACGGTCTGAACCACCACCCCACGCAACATCCCCAACCGCCGTCCGGCAACACGACCCACCCCAGCCTGGCCACTGCATTCCTTGAGCCAGCCTCCCCCAGAGAGCATTGACATGAAAAAGTACCTGACCGGCATCACCCTCGCGGCTGCTGCCGCCCTTGCCCTGACCGCCTGCGGCGGGGATCCCATGAGCAACTCCAACACCCAGGCAGGCTCAAGCGACAGCATCATTGTGGGCTCCGCGGACTTCCCGGAAAGCCAGCTCATCGCCAAGATCTACGCCGAGGCGCTCAAGTCCAAGGGCGTCCAGGTGACCGAAAAGCCCAGTATCGGCAGCCGCGAAGTCACCATCCCGGCCCTCAAGGACGGATCCATCGACCTCATGCCCGAATACGGCGGAGCCCTCCTGCAGTACCTCGATTCCGCGACCAAGGCAGTGTCCTCCGAAGAGGTCGCCAAGGAACTGGCCACCAAGGTCCCCTCCGGGCTGACCATGCTGGCGGCGTCCGAAGCCGAAGACAAGGACGTCCTGTCGGTCAAGAAGGAAACGGCCGACAAGTACAACCTGAAGTCCATCAGCGATCTGCAGCCCGTGGCCAAAGAGCTCGTCCTGGGCGGTCCGCCGGAGTGGAAAACCCGCCTGAACGGTGTGGCCGGCCTCAAGTCGGTCTACAACCTGGAGTTCAAGGAGTTCTCAGCGCTCGACGCCGGCGGTCCCCTGACGCTGAACGCGCTTCTTTCCGGGCAGGTTCAGGTTGCCGACCTCTTCAGCACCGATCCCGCACTGGCCGCCAACAACCTGGTTGCCCTCGAGGACGACAAGAACCTCTTCCTGTCAGAGAACATCGTCCCGGTCATCAACGAAAAGAAGTCCACGGCCACCGTCAAGGAGGTCCTGGACAAGGTCTCGGCCGCGCTCACCACGGAAGACCTCATCGAGATGAATGGCCGCGTGGCGAAGTTCGAGGACATCGGCGAGATCGCCAAGGACTGGCTCAAGTCCAAGAACCTGGCCTAGGCCGCGCAGGATATTAGGAGAAATACATTGAAGGCCGATTTCACTACCGGTGCCCGCCCGGTCAAAGCTGCCCGCGGCACCGAGCTCACCGCCAAGAGCTGGCAGACAGAAGCCCCGCTGCGGATGCTGATGAACAACCTGGACCCCGAGGTCGCGGAGCGCCCGGATGATCTGGTGGTTTACGGCGGGACCGGCCGCGCCGTCCGGTCCTGGGCGGCGTTCGATGCGATCACCCGCACCCTCGAAACCATGGAAAAGGACGAGACGCTGCTGGTCCAGTCCGGCAAGCCGGTCGGTGTGTTCCGGACCAACGAATGGGCGCCGCGGGTGCTGCTGGCGAACTCCAACCTCGTGGGCGACTGGGCCAACTGGCCCGAATTCCGCCGGCTCGAGGCCGAGGGCCTGATGATGTACGGCCAGATGACCGCCGGGTCCTGGATCTACATCGGCACCCAGGGCATCCTGCAGGGCACCTTCGAGACCTTCGCCGCGATCGCCCGGAAACTCACCGGCGACGAGAACGGCACGCTCGCCGGGACCCTGACCCTCACGGGAGGGTGCGGGGGCATGGGCGGTG
Proteins encoded in this window:
- a CDS encoding ABC transporter permease; translation: MNYLFDPSHWTGADGIPNLIGEHLVYSLIALAIAAVIAVPLGVYIGVTGKGVFMIAGLANALRALPSVGLLILLVLLISPAFPSKMGYILPSLIVLVLLAVPPILTNTYAGIRAVDAAAVDAAKGMGFRTMKILTDVQLPCSLPLVLSGVRSALLQIISTATIAAYISLGGLGRLLIDGKAQNDYNQMVAGAVLVALMALVFDQVLAFITRRIVSPGLTRRTVKSAAAADTVQIPATV
- a CDS encoding ABC transporter substrate-binding protein; this encodes MKKYLTGITLAAAAALALTACGGDPMSNSNTQAGSSDSIIVGSADFPESQLIAKIYAEALKSKGVQVTEKPSIGSREVTIPALKDGSIDLMPEYGGALLQYLDSATKAVSSEEVAKELATKVPSGLTMLAASEAEDKDVLSVKKETADKYNLKSISDLQPVAKELVLGGPPEWKTRLNGVAGLKSVYNLEFKEFSALDAGGPLTLNALLSGQVQVADLFSTDPALAANNLVALEDDKNLFLSENIVPVINEKKSTATVKEVLDKVSAALTTEDLIEMNGRVAKFEDIGEIAKDWLKSKNLA